Sequence from the Stenotrophomonas sp. 364 genome:
TCAATGCCAGCATCCACCAGGTGGACGAGAACGTGCGGGTGGCCGATCTGGAACAGCTGCCGGCGCTGTACCAGCGGCTGATCGAGCGCTTGCTGGCCTGAGGCCGGCGGGTGGAATCCACCGTCGGACGATGGCGGTCATGCCGGCCGGGGCGGCCGCGGGCAGGAACCGACCGTGGGTCGGTTCGTCCTAGGCCACGATCAAGCCGAACGCGGCCAGCGCTGCGGCGGCCTGCCGTTGCGAAATCACCGCCTTCTTGAACAGCTTGGCGTCCATCACGTTGAGTCCGCTGATGTCGGTACCGCGCAGGTCGGCGCCCTCGAACCGGGTCAGCCGGGTCTGTGCGTTGCGCAGGCTGCCGCCGGTGAACACCGCATCGCGGAAGTCACAGCCGGACAGTTCCGCATCCGAAAAATCCATGCCCTGCAGGTCGGCCTTGCGGAACGAAAGCCCGCGCAGGTCGGCACTGACCAGCAGGCAATCGCGGAACTCCAGCGCCCAGCCGGTTACTTCCTGCAGGTGTGCGCCGGTGAGCTTGCAGTCGTGGAACTGCACCGAGGACAGCGTGGCGCGACGCCAGTGACTGTTGTTGAGATCGCAATGCGAGAAGCGCGCATCGCTGAGCAGCGCGGAACTGAAATCGCACTGCCCGCCGCGGCATTTCAGCCACTGGCTTTCCTCCAGCGACGCGGCCAGCCAGTTCGCACCGGCGACCGAGCACTGGTTGAACTGGAAGCCGTCCATGTCCAGGCGCGAAAAGTCGCCGTGGTCGAAGATGCAGCCTTCGAAGACGGCCGCACGCGGATGCGCGGCAATGATCGTCTGCATGCGCGCGCGGGTGATGGTGTCGTCGCGGAAAAGGGCGGTGGTCATGCGGGCATTCTGGGTGATGGGCGGCGCAGGCGGCAGTCTTGAAGGCAGCGGCGGAGTGTGTACAGACCTTCCAGCGCGGAATACGCGGTAGAGCCGACCGTTGGTCGGCTGCCGTTGATGCCGGCACGTGCAGCCGACCAACGGTCGGCTCTACCGGTCTGGGCGGGCAGCCGACCAACGGTCGGCTCTACCGGGTCGGGGTCAGTCGAAGGTCCAGAACGGCGCTTTGATCCGCTCGCGCCAGTACGATTCGCCGGCCAGGTAGAACTGCTGGGCCTCGGCTTTGGCGAACCAGCCGGCGGCGGCGTCCAGGTCGCGGGTCACGCCCGCGCGGCCGCGGCCGAGCAGCAGCCCGCTGAAGTACTGCCCGTAGACATTGCCCTGGTCGCCCGCCTGCCGATACCAGCGCAGTGCCTGGTGGCCATCGCGGGGCAGGCCGCCCATCCCGGTTTCGTACAGCGTGCCCAGGTCCACCTGGGCATCGGCGTCGCCGCGCCGTGCGCGCCGCTGGATGTCGACCACCCGCGGGTGCAGCGCACCGTCCTGCGGCGCGATGGCCAGCGGCAGCCGCGACGATTCGGAGGGCATGTGGTTGTAGATCGTCGCGCGCAGGTCCCAGCGCAGCGCGCTGGCCGCTTCGCCCCGCTCGCGATGGAACCGGGCCAGCATCAGCATGGCCATCGGATTGCCGTGCCCGGCTGCGGTGCGGTACCAGCGCTCGGCCCGGCGCGGCGAGGGGCGCAGCGCGGTGCCCTGGACCACGTTGGGCCCGTCGGCATGCAGCAGCTCGCCGTTGGTCCAGATCCGGCCCAGCGCCTCTTCGGCCTGCGGGTTGTGGAACGTCCACGGCGTCGCTGCCGCGGCACGCTCGTACCAGCCCACGGCGCGCGGGTCGTTGAACCGTTCATAGGTGCGGGCGGCTTCCCAGGCGCTGTCGAAGCGTCCGTCGGCGGCCTTGGCCTCCACCTCGTGGACCAGGGGGGCAGGAGTGCGCGAGGGCGTGCTGGCGCAGGCGGCCAGGACAAGGGTGAGGGCGGTGCCGCCCAGGCGTGGGGCGATGCGTCCGATGCGAAGGGTCATTCCAGCCGGGTCGTGCACAGGGGGGCGTGATTATCGCCCCCGTCGGCTGTACCCGCGCGGTGCCGGGGCGCGCATGGTTGCCATCGCAACAGTTGCACGGCCGCTAAAACCCGGTTACGGTCGATCCATGTCCTCGTTCCTGGCCACCGCCGTCACCAATACCAACCGCAGCAATCTGCGCGCGAATAATCGTGCGCGGCCGATGCGGGACTGCGATCAGGGCTAGTACACGTACCACGCCCGGACTCCAGAAAACCCGCATCGTCCGATGCGGGTTTTTTTATGGCCGCTCGAACGCATGCACCCCGTGTATTCCCCCATCATCAGGAGCTGTTCCCATGTGTTCGATCTTCGG
This genomic interval carries:
- a CDS encoding pentapeptide repeat-containing protein, whose amino-acid sequence is MTTALFRDDTITRARMQTIIAAHPRAAVFEGCIFDHGDFSRLDMDGFQFNQCSVAGANWLAASLEESQWLKCRGGQCDFSSALLSDARFSHCDLNNSHWRRATLSSVQFHDCKLTGAHLQEVTGWALEFRDCLLVSADLRGLSFRKADLQGMDFSDAELSGCDFRDAVFTGGSLRNAQTRLTRFEGADLRGTDISGLNVMDAKLFKKAVISQRQAAAALAAFGLIVA
- a CDS encoding tetratricopeptide repeat protein, which produces MTLRIGRIAPRLGGTALTLVLAACASTPSRTPAPLVHEVEAKAADGRFDSAWEAARTYERFNDPRAVGWYERAAAATPWTFHNPQAEEALGRIWTNGELLHADGPNVVQGTALRPSPRRAERWYRTAAGHGNPMAMLMLARFHRERGEAASALRWDLRATIYNHMPSESSRLPLAIAPQDGALHPRVVDIQRRARRGDADAQVDLGTLYETGMGGLPRDGHQALRWYRQAGDQGNVYGQYFSGLLLGRGRAGVTRDLDAAAGWFAKAEAQQFYLAGESYWRERIKAPFWTFD